One segment of Anatilimnocola aggregata DNA contains the following:
- a CDS encoding beta strand repeat-containing protein produces the protein MFWFIFCFKNYIGGIVMHQSVKRWFQSLKHALLSDKGPSAERAKNGIRRAARKSLRLEALEERSMFAVAVVDNGSELVISTNANDNVKISAAAGILSVSSTTGLVNGNAQSGGVSTATFNLADFTTINVFSENASPLRFENVEIAGSAEFANESIVAIANHIDLTTGPLSVSGLSLATAVLGAAITVDHAINSTGNVSLIPLGASVSVQAPINAAGSNVTLIAGTLVPSNFTVTQTSAGAITAASVRADGAGGVDLSPAANVVGTIAGGVSGAGNFKFNNDANLTVGLVNVNGIQVTNGDVSLSVTATHSITTDRPIGANGTNKTITLAADSIDLDEGQSLGAANVVLQTVGAGANLTLGNAGLTNNELNAINATNLTVQAAGTITVSGAIDLVDNVSHLITLRAPAVNVANSISGNSSTGTLRFETNSLSLNGAIPHSVSAPAVEISTTANVAFNSTFNAGGMDFMPAELAALDEGIVDTLRIITTGDISFTGLTTDFADGFTLTSSAAVALQAGGTISTSSGGAIIASQLAAKGNSVALTSTSNMIASLAGSASGGNFEVTNSGAMTINTVDVGGRGIGATGINVTGAGNGIAVTAGGTLTVSQVVKAPGDITLTTTGSTSDLVTQHNSNYGINSSGGTTTLDSGRDIFLGTALGTGDVIGEGLVLNAVNDIFLDTTTYAEADGAAGVTVTAGGDVQIIRSIAFASRLNSNAAGAPISITTGAGKTFVVDSGSSGGVAANGGNITIETDNAELTSWAIATSGTVTWQTVTNGRGITLGSEVAGSLSLTDAELDLVEAGTLVVGSATTGAITVTADITRTASTAVELISASNIVQNGAAGSINTGGGTLLLTPGSTAEYQPNRSGADITASTASFTSGSDLDIVLNGTTVDTQYTQLNVAGTVNLTGVDLALSGSHTPVLGNVFTVVSATSRSGTFNGLANNDEITLNGETLRINYTATSVTLTAIGDPPVVDAVGPFSIPEYSAIATAVGTVTATDPDANPTFTWSITAGNTGGTFAINNAGEITVADSSLLVFTTNPTFTLTVQVSDGIYTDTGSVTINLTNVADYDYGDAPVTYGVAQHYEGDTGTGPLLGTRDYESASQPNATATGDDATGTDDEDGVTFSSTTLQPRINANVTLNASAAGIVDAWIDFNRNGMFDAAEKIASGLSVTTGANTFAVTVPDNAVTGTTYARFRISTAGSTLPTGLANDGEVEDYQLTIQNFAAGTAVLVDDPENPGPTNPDVLVITGRDNISDAIVVRTTSPGMVTVYMAPGGSLGTFPLASISRMIISGRSGNDSIVVESTAAKPINVPTTIYGDAGNDSISGGSGPDTIIGGDGVDSMAGNAGNDIFIGGNGNDVIAGGAGFDRIIEQPGAASVLATQLIVGTSTDRYSQIEQIELTGTAAGNSFVINNSTANVLIDGAGGNDTLSYTGDGNFVLTNSLLTRTSGATTATVTVTDITSVSLIGGAAANKFTVSEWTRTLAVNGGGGTDTIDDFGSDNYVLTPSQLQRSGRTAVSLVSVENAVLTSTTGTVDGTFTFDNWAGSATVNAGAGVDTLVVIDNAATMTLTNAKLTRTGRGAITFYGIEAAELTGGASANNINASAFSGKLQIDGKGGNDTLTSGSGVAIVFGGEGNDTLVAGSGPAVLVGGNGNDTLRVAGTPPGGSTAGHAILIGGAGIDKLTGGAGEDLLIDSSTDFDLIAADLANLLAHWTGVGSYQTRSAQLASDLNGQLNPDGVSDTLSGGIGALDLFFANLTGSATVKDKLLDLNRPSTEITINNV, from the coding sequence ATGTTTTGGTTCATCTTCTGCTTCAAGAACTACATCGGTGGCATCGTCATGCATCAGTCTGTTAAGCGCTGGTTTCAATCGCTCAAGCACGCTCTGTTGAGTGATAAAGGCCCTTCGGCGGAGCGAGCAAAGAACGGCATTCGCCGAGCTGCGCGGAAGTCATTGCGCTTGGAAGCGCTCGAAGAGCGCTCGATGTTTGCGGTTGCTGTTGTCGACAATGGTAGCGAGTTGGTCATCTCGACGAACGCGAACGATAACGTGAAGATCTCCGCTGCGGCCGGAATCTTGTCAGTTTCCAGCACAACTGGCTTGGTTAATGGCAACGCACAATCAGGTGGCGTCTCCACCGCGACTTTCAATCTCGCGGACTTCACAACCATTAATGTGTTTAGCGAAAACGCAAGTCCGTTGAGATTCGAGAACGTCGAGATCGCGGGCAGCGCCGAATTCGCCAACGAGTCTATCGTTGCGATTGCCAACCATATCGATCTGACAACGGGCCCGCTTAGTGTGAGTGGGTTGAGTCTTGCGACCGCGGTTCTTGGTGCCGCAATTACTGTCGATCACGCGATTAATTCAACAGGTAACGTCAGCCTCATCCCTCTCGGCGCGAGCGTTTCCGTGCAAGCGCCAATTAACGCGGCGGGGAGCAACGTCACGCTGATTGCAGGTACTTTGGTGCCGAGCAACTTTACGGTGACGCAAACTTCCGCTGGAGCCATCACGGCTGCTTCGGTGCGTGCGGATGGCGCTGGTGGAGTCGATCTGTCGCCGGCCGCGAATGTAGTGGGGACAATTGCTGGTGGGGTAAGTGGGGCCGGCAACTTCAAATTCAATAACGACGCGAATTTGACGGTTGGGCTGGTAAACGTCAACGGAATCCAGGTGACGAACGGCGACGTCAGCTTGTCGGTCACCGCTACTCACTCGATTACCACCGACAGGCCCATCGGTGCGAATGGCACTAACAAAACAATCACGCTCGCTGCCGACAGCATCGATCTTGATGAGGGGCAAAGCCTCGGCGCCGCGAACGTAGTGCTGCAGACCGTCGGCGCTGGCGCTAACTTGACGCTGGGCAACGCGGGGCTGACGAACAACGAACTGAATGCTATCAATGCCACCAACCTCACGGTTCAAGCAGCAGGCACCATCACCGTTTCGGGTGCCATAGACCTCGTTGACAACGTCTCGCACTTGATCACCCTGCGCGCCCCGGCCGTCAACGTCGCCAATAGCATCAGCGGCAACTCGTCGACCGGCACGCTGCGGTTCGAGACTAATTCGCTGTCGCTCAACGGAGCCATACCGCATTCGGTCTCCGCGCCCGCCGTGGAAATCTCCACGACGGCTAATGTCGCCTTCAACAGCACGTTCAATGCTGGCGGCATGGACTTCATGCCCGCCGAACTGGCTGCTCTCGACGAGGGTATCGTCGATACGCTGCGGATCATCACGACCGGCGACATTTCCTTTACAGGCCTGACGACCGATTTCGCGGATGGATTCACGCTGACGTCCAGCGCAGCCGTCGCGCTCCAGGCAGGCGGCACGATTTCGACCAGCTCAGGCGGAGCCATCATTGCTTCGCAGTTGGCTGCCAAGGGGAACTCGGTGGCGCTGACCAGCACGAGCAACATGATCGCCTCGCTCGCCGGTTCTGCCTCGGGCGGAAACTTTGAAGTTACCAATAGTGGCGCGATGACGATAAATACGGTGGATGTCGGTGGCCGAGGCATTGGAGCCACGGGCATCAATGTCACCGGCGCGGGCAATGGAATTGCAGTGACTGCCGGCGGCACGTTGACGGTCAGCCAAGTGGTAAAAGCTCCCGGCGACATCACGCTGACGACAACGGGATCAACCTCTGATCTGGTGACGCAACACAATTCCAACTACGGCATCAATTCGTCGGGCGGCACGACCACACTCGACTCGGGACGCGACATCTTCCTCGGCACCGCGCTCGGAACCGGCGACGTGATTGGCGAAGGCCTCGTTCTGAATGCCGTGAACGATATTTTTCTCGATACCACGACGTATGCCGAAGCGGACGGCGCGGCCGGTGTGACGGTGACGGCTGGCGGCGATGTGCAGATTATCCGCTCGATTGCGTTCGCTTCCCGCCTCAACAGCAACGCCGCCGGAGCGCCAATTTCCATCACGACAGGAGCCGGCAAGACATTCGTCGTCGACTCCGGTTCTAGTGGCGGAGTCGCGGCCAATGGCGGCAACATCACGATTGAAACCGACAACGCCGAGTTGACCTCGTGGGCGATCGCGACCTCCGGAACCGTTACGTGGCAAACAGTGACGAACGGCCGAGGCATCACGCTTGGATCGGAGGTTGCGGGGAGCCTGAGTCTGACGGACGCAGAACTTGACCTGGTGGAAGCGGGAACGCTAGTCGTCGGCTCGGCGACAACTGGAGCGATCACCGTTACGGCAGACATCACACGTACGGCGAGCACCGCGGTCGAGCTCATTTCCGCCAGCAATATTGTGCAGAACGGCGCAGCTGGTTCGATCAACACGGGCGGCGGCACACTGTTGCTCACCCCCGGCAGCACGGCAGAATATCAGCCGAATCGCTCGGGCGCTGATATTACCGCCAGCACGGCGAGTTTTACGAGCGGCAGCGACTTGGACATCGTACTCAACGGCACGACGGTGGATACGCAGTACACGCAGCTGAATGTTGCCGGTACGGTCAACCTGACCGGTGTTGATCTTGCTTTGTCTGGCAGCCACACGCCAGTGCTGGGTAACGTCTTCACGGTTGTTTCCGCGACGAGTCGATCCGGGACCTTCAATGGACTGGCCAACAACGACGAGATCACGTTGAACGGCGAAACGTTGCGTATCAATTACACGGCGACCAGCGTAACGCTGACCGCTATTGGCGATCCGCCTGTCGTTGATGCGGTCGGACCATTCTCAATTCCTGAATACAGCGCGATTGCAACTGCGGTTGGCACTGTCACGGCTACCGATCCCGATGCGAACCCCACTTTCACCTGGTCCATCACGGCAGGTAACACGGGCGGTACGTTCGCGATCAACAATGCAGGCGAGATTACGGTCGCCGATAGTAGCCTGCTCGTGTTCACCACCAACCCCACGTTCACGCTTACTGTGCAAGTCAGCGACGGGATCTATACCGATACCGGATCGGTCACCATCAACCTGACCAATGTGGCAGACTACGATTATGGCGACGCCCCTGTAACCTACGGCGTAGCGCAGCACTATGAAGGCGACACCGGCACGGGGCCGCTGCTGGGAACTCGCGATTATGAATCCGCCAGCCAGCCCAACGCTACGGCCACCGGCGATGATGCCACAGGCACCGATGACGAAGATGGCGTGACGTTCAGCTCGACCACGCTGCAGCCGAGAATCAATGCCAACGTCACGCTGAACGCCAGCGCGGCGGGCATCGTCGATGCCTGGATCGATTTTAACCGCAACGGCATGTTCGACGCGGCTGAGAAGATCGCCAGTGGATTGAGCGTCACAACTGGGGCGAACACCTTCGCGGTGACCGTTCCGGATAACGCAGTCACGGGCACAACCTACGCTCGCTTCCGCATCAGCACTGCTGGTTCCACGCTGCCAACCGGACTCGCCAATGATGGCGAAGTGGAAGACTATCAGCTTACGATCCAGAACTTTGCTGCCGGCACGGCGGTGTTGGTCGACGATCCCGAGAATCCGGGCCCGACGAACCCCGACGTGCTAGTGATTACGGGGCGTGACAATATCAGCGATGCGATCGTGGTCCGCACCACGTCTCCGGGCATGGTTACGGTTTACATGGCTCCCGGTGGATCGCTCGGCACGTTCCCGCTCGCGTCGATCAGCCGGATGATTATTTCGGGGCGGTCGGGTAACGACTCGATCGTGGTGGAATCGACTGCGGCAAAGCCGATTAACGTTCCGACCACCATCTACGGCGATGCCGGCAACGATTCAATCTCCGGCGGCAGCGGCCCGGATACGATCATCGGCGGCGATGGCGTTGATTCGATGGCTGGCAATGCGGGGAACGACATCTTCATTGGCGGCAACGGCAACGATGTGATTGCAGGTGGCGCTGGTTTCGACCGCATCATCGAGCAACCAGGTGCAGCTTCGGTCTTGGCCACGCAATTGATCGTCGGCACCTCAACGGATCGTTATAGCCAAATTGAGCAAATCGAACTCACCGGCACGGCCGCTGGCAACAGCTTCGTCATCAACAACTCGACAGCCAATGTGCTGATCGATGGCGCGGGGGGCAACGACACCTTGAGCTACACCGGCGATGGCAATTTTGTACTGACCAACTCGTTGCTGACGAGAACGTCGGGCGCGACGACAGCAACAGTGACGGTGACCGACATCACCAGCGTTTCTTTGATTGGCGGTGCCGCTGCCAACAAGTTCACCGTCAGCGAATGGACGCGGACGCTCGCCGTAAATGGCGGAGGCGGCACCGATACGATTGATGATTTTGGCAGCGACAACTATGTGCTGACTCCGTCGCAGTTGCAGCGATCCGGCAGAACGGCCGTCTCGCTTGTTAGCGTCGAGAATGCAGTTCTCACTTCGACTACCGGCACGGTCGATGGTACGTTCACATTTGATAACTGGGCGGGAAGTGCAACTGTGAATGCCGGCGCCGGCGTCGACACGCTCGTCGTGATCGACAACGCGGCGACCATGACCCTGACCAATGCCAAGCTCACACGCACCGGTCGCGGCGCGATCACGTTCTATGGCATCGAAGCGGCCGAACTCACAGGCGGCGCGAGCGCCAACAACATCAATGCGTCGGCCTTCAGCGGCAAGCTGCAAATCGATGGCAAGGGGGGCAACGACACGCTGACCAGCGGTTCGGGCGTCGCGATTGTTTTTGGTGGCGAAGGAAACGACACGCTAGTTGCCGGCAGCGGACCCGCGGTACTCGTCGGCGGTAATGGGAACGACACGCTCAGAGTTGCAGGGACGCCACCAGGCGGTTCCACCGCTGGCCATGCCATTTTGATTGGCGGTGCTGGCATCGATAAACTCACGGGGGGCGCCGGCGAGGATCTGTTGATCGACAGTTCAACGGACTTCGACCTAATCGCTGCCGATCTGGCCAACCTGCTGGCTCACTGGACGGGAGTCGGCTCTTACCAGACCCGCTCAGCTCAACTCGCCAGCGATCTCAATGGGCAACTCAATCCCGACGGCGTATCTGATACGCTCAGCGGCGGCATCGGGGCTCTCGATCTGTTCTTTGCCAACCTCACCGGCAGCGCCACGGTCAAGGACAAGCTCCTCGACCTCAACAGGCCGAGTACTGAAATTACCATCAACAACGTCTAA
- a CDS encoding nucleoside monophosphate kinase: MTNLSRDVSDAPARTPGDLEIKDAQLIFSAVWDALVEKYGRENLRFPRDFIWLGGAPGSGKGTNTPFIAATRDISEPPVVVSDLLTTPQAVAIKNAGKMVGDREVIGLLLEQLLQPVYQDGVIIDGFPRTIVQAETLKLFFNALLTLHDDLRNSPLSRYFRKPMFRIALLFVSEEISVERQLKRGREIQQHNRLVRETGVGQLKEERVTDVDPELCRNRYQTFKDTTFDALQSLRKFFHFHFIDAEGNLDDVQQNIAREFTYQSSLDLSHELFDLIRGIPEAAQLALHARQELVERLEQYEQNQRPLFQSVLRFIEDKMIPIIRTHAISGHTQINTEDELFDDPLALRMMIDVFSERGFHAMVDIHRMDVPERINPETWEITCRVKRVYRFEIRYQASEIRRGQ, translated from the coding sequence ATGACGAATCTTAGCCGCGATGTATCTGACGCTCCCGCAAGGACTCCTGGCGACCTTGAGATTAAGGACGCGCAGCTGATTTTTTCGGCGGTGTGGGACGCTCTTGTTGAAAAGTACGGTCGTGAAAACCTCCGCTTTCCACGCGACTTCATTTGGCTGGGCGGCGCGCCCGGCTCCGGCAAAGGCACAAACACGCCGTTTATCGCCGCGACACGTGACATCTCCGAGCCGCCGGTCGTTGTGAGCGACTTGCTGACGACACCGCAGGCAGTCGCGATCAAGAACGCTGGCAAGATGGTTGGCGATCGTGAAGTGATCGGCCTGTTATTGGAGCAGTTGCTGCAACCCGTCTATCAAGACGGAGTGATTATCGACGGATTTCCGCGGACGATCGTTCAGGCCGAGACATTAAAGCTGTTCTTCAACGCTCTCTTGACGCTGCACGACGACCTTCGTAACTCGCCGCTGTCACGGTATTTTCGCAAGCCGATGTTCCGCATCGCGCTGTTGTTCGTCAGTGAAGAGATCAGCGTCGAGCGGCAGTTGAAACGCGGCCGTGAGATCCAGCAGCATAATCGTCTGGTCCGCGAGACTGGCGTAGGTCAACTCAAGGAAGAGCGAGTGACCGATGTCGATCCCGAATTGTGCCGCAATCGCTACCAAACGTTCAAAGACACGACGTTCGACGCTCTGCAGTCGCTGCGAAAATTCTTCCACTTTCACTTCATCGACGCCGAAGGCAATCTCGACGATGTGCAGCAGAACATCGCCCGCGAGTTCACTTACCAAAGTTCTCTCGACCTGAGCCACGAACTATTCGACCTGATTCGAGGAATTCCTGAGGCAGCTCAACTGGCGCTACACGCCCGGCAGGAGCTCGTCGAACGTTTGGAACAATATGAACAGAACCAACGGCCTTTGTTCCAAAGTGTCCTGCGATTCATTGAGGACAAGATGATTCCGATCATCCGGACCCACGCGATTTCCGGCCACACGCAGATTAACACCGAAGACGAGTTGTTCGACGACCCGCTAGCCTTACGCATGATGATCGACGTCTTTTCGGAACGAGGCTTTCACGCGATGGTCGACATCCATCGCATGGACGTGCCCGAGCGGATCAACCCCGAAACGTGGGAAATTACTTGCCGGGTAAAGCGAGTTTATCGCTTCGAGATTCGCTATCAGGCGTCTGAGATCCGCCGCGGGCAATGA
- a CDS encoding DUF6881 domain-containing protein: MTTTYICVQWIHRHSDYPVQLYSELDEHRFEVRKVEVSRDGRMSFAGERSQSGDTRLTTEPIPSFAEIASDKHFSPREISVAEFEAVWSAAINQL; this comes from the coding sequence ATGACAACGACGTACATCTGCGTGCAATGGATTCATCGGCATTCCGACTATCCGGTGCAGCTATACTCCGAGCTTGACGAACATCGCTTCGAAGTTCGCAAGGTTGAGGTTTCCCGCGACGGCCGTATGAGCTTTGCGGGCGAGCGCTCACAGTCTGGCGACACACGTCTTACCACTGAACCAATTCCATCGTTTGCTGAGATTGCATCGGACAAACATTTCAGCCCGCGAGAGATTTCAGTAGCGGAGTTTGAAGCTGTTTGGTCGGCGGCCATCAATCAACTCTAA
- a CDS encoding phytoene desaturase family protein — protein sequence MSTYDTLIIGAGMSGLAAGIRLAYFDQKVCICERHSTIGGLNSFYRLRGRDFDVGLHAVTNFTPKGAKKGPLAVLLRQLRMAWDDLALAPQIGSAVAFPGIELKFNNDPKYLQSEIEKLFPQQKDNFQRLLDKIAGYDDLNAEMFTLSTRQILGETISDPLLIEMILCPLMWYGNAREDDMDWGQFSIMFRAIFLEGMARPFRGVRLILKNLVRKFRELGGELKLRSGIAKIHVDGERAAGVVLDNGQELAAKVILSSAGVVETLRLCDDLSSAEPARAGQLSFVETVSVLDRSPQKMGYDRTIVFFNDSPKFHWQRPHDQLIDVRTGVICSPNNFRYAPDEGELPDNMIRITALADFDRWQALSPEQYQLEKLRGYDAVVGSAVRFVPDFRSYVIDTDMFTPTTIRRFTWHDNGAVYGAPEKRLDGQTHLKNLFLCGTDQGYVGIIGSIISGISMANMHCLKAGGG from the coding sequence ATGTCCACTTACGATACCCTGATCATTGGCGCCGGCATGTCGGGATTGGCGGCAGGCATTCGCCTGGCCTACTTCGACCAGAAGGTCTGCATCTGCGAGCGGCACAGTACGATCGGCGGGTTGAATTCGTTCTATCGCCTGCGCGGTCGTGACTTTGATGTGGGCCTGCACGCGGTTACGAACTTCACGCCCAAAGGTGCGAAAAAAGGGCCGCTCGCCGTTTTGCTGCGACAGTTGCGCATGGCTTGGGACGATCTGGCACTCGCGCCACAAATTGGCTCCGCCGTCGCCTTCCCGGGAATCGAGTTGAAGTTCAACAACGATCCCAAGTACCTGCAGAGCGAGATCGAGAAACTCTTTCCGCAGCAGAAAGACAACTTCCAACGCCTGCTCGATAAGATCGCCGGCTACGACGACCTCAATGCCGAGATGTTCACCCTCTCCACACGGCAGATCCTCGGCGAGACTATCAGCGATCCACTTCTGATTGAAATGATCCTCTGCCCGCTGATGTGGTACGGCAACGCGCGCGAAGACGATATGGACTGGGGACAGTTCAGCATCATGTTTCGAGCGATCTTTCTCGAAGGGATGGCCCGGCCGTTTCGTGGTGTGCGTTTGATCCTGAAGAACCTCGTTCGCAAGTTCCGCGAACTTGGTGGCGAACTCAAGCTGCGCAGCGGAATCGCCAAGATTCATGTCGATGGCGAGCGGGCCGCGGGTGTGGTGCTCGACAATGGTCAGGAACTGGCCGCGAAAGTGATTCTCTCTTCCGCTGGCGTAGTAGAAACCTTGCGACTGTGCGACGACCTGTCCTCCGCAGAACCAGCGCGGGCCGGGCAGTTGTCGTTTGTCGAAACGGTTTCCGTGCTCGATCGTTCACCGCAGAAAATGGGCTATGACCGGACGATTGTCTTTTTTAATGACTCCCCCAAGTTCCATTGGCAGAGACCGCACGATCAGCTGATCGACGTCCGTACCGGAGTCATCTGCTCACCCAACAACTTTCGCTACGCGCCCGATGAGGGCGAACTCCCGGACAACATGATTCGCATCACAGCGCTCGCCGACTTCGATCGTTGGCAAGCCTTGTCGCCGGAGCAGTACCAACTTGAGAAGCTGCGCGGCTACGACGCGGTGGTCGGATCGGCCGTTCGCTTCGTCCCCGATTTTCGCAGCTATGTGATCGATACCGATATGTTCACGCCCACGACGATTCGCCGTTTTACCTGGCACGATAACGGTGCCGTTTACGGCGCGCCGGAGAAGCGACTCGATGGGCAGACCCATTTGAAAAATCTATTCCTGTGCGGCACAGATCAAGGTTACGTAGGCATAATCGGCTCGATCATTAGCGGCATTAGCATGGCGAACATGCACTGTTTGAAAGCCGGTGGGGGGTGA
- a CDS encoding DUF3050 domain-containing protein: MPASAGLDHIQQHLLPLRQQLLAHPLYSRIDSLPALRTFMQHHVFAVWDFMSLLKTLQQRLCCVNVPWLPPVNGQAARLINEIVLGEESDEDGQGSYASHYDLYHRAMIACGADTGPIDRFGRLLQGGLSVDAALGEAELPASVRQFVAHTFQILATGNLAAIAAAFTFGREDLLPAVFQRIVDELNVESSGGLDQFQFYLQRHIQLDGDHHGPMAGQLVEMLCGHDPAQWQAAERAAISSLQARLVLWDGMLAAIEK, from the coding sequence ATGCCCGCATCCGCTGGTCTCGACCATATCCAGCAGCACCTGTTGCCTCTACGCCAGCAGTTGCTCGCTCATCCTCTTTACTCGCGCATCGATAGTCTGCCGGCGCTGCGAACGTTCATGCAGCATCATGTCTTCGCAGTCTGGGATTTCATGTCGCTGCTGAAGACGTTGCAACAACGGCTGTGCTGCGTAAACGTTCCGTGGCTGCCTCCGGTCAATGGTCAGGCGGCCCGGTTGATTAACGAAATCGTTCTCGGCGAAGAGAGCGACGAAGATGGCCAAGGCAGTTATGCGAGCCATTACGATTTGTATCATCGAGCGATGATCGCCTGCGGTGCTGATACCGGACCGATCGACCGCTTCGGCCGCCTGTTGCAAGGTGGTCTCTCCGTTGATGCCGCCCTCGGCGAGGCGGAACTTCCCGCATCTGTTCGGCAGTTCGTGGCGCATACGTTTCAAATCCTGGCAACCGGAAATCTCGCGGCGATTGCCGCGGCCTTTACGTTCGGTCGCGAGGATCTACTCCCCGCCGTCTTTCAGCGAATTGTCGATGAGCTCAATGTTGAGTCCAGCGGCGGGCTCGATCAGTTTCAGTTTTATCTGCAGCGACATATTCAACTCGATGGCGATCATCACGGGCCGATGGCAGGTCAGCTGGTCGAGATGCTTTGCGGCCACGATCCAGCCCAATGGCAAGCTGCTGAGCGCGCGGCAATCTCTTCCTTGCAAGCCCGCCTCGTACTGTGGGATGGCATGTTGGCGGCGATCGAAAAGTAA